The following nucleotide sequence is from Streptomyces bathyalis.
GCTCATCTATCCGGTGCCCGACCCCCGCTACCCGTTCCTGGGTGTCCACCTCACCAAGCGGATCGACGGCGCAGTTCTGCTGGGCCCCAACGCCTTTCTGTCATCGGGACGGGAGGTCTACGAAGGCCGGCGGTTCGTTCCCCGAGACGTGCGGGAAGCTCTCGGGTTCGCCGGATTCTGGCGGTTCGCAGCCCGCAATCTCCCGGCGGCCGCCCGCGAGGCGCGTACCGCCCTCAGCTCGCGGCGCTTCGTCGCCGAGGCGCGGAAGTACGTTCCGGCCCTCGCCCACCACGACGTCACGCGCGGGCCGCGGGGCATCCGCGCACAGGCGATGGACGGCCGCGGCGCCCTGGTCGACGACTTCGTCATTTCGGGGACCGAGCACATCGTGCACGTGCGCAACGCGCCGTCGCCGGGGGCGACTTCGGCTCTCGCCATCGCGGAGCACATCGTGCGGGAGGCTGTGCGGCGCCGGTCCTGATCGTGAGGCCCGGTGCGTCACCCGTTGAGTCTCAACCAGGGCGAGTCCCAGGCAGGCAGAAGGGAATTGACGGGCCGGGCAGGCACGCCGGGGAAGCTGAGAGTCCGGTACACGGCGACGTTGCCGGCCAGATCGGCGCATGCTCGGGCGGCTGCTGTGGCTCTCCGCGTGCAGGAGGAGTCACGGGCGTCCAGAAGAACTCCGAGAGTTGTGCCGCTGTGCCCGATGGCCACGCCGAGGCCGCCGACGTCCCGGCAGATCTTCAGCATCGGCTCCAGCGACCGCTTGTATCGGAGCGACTGATTCATCAGGGCGCTCCGGGTCGCGACTGTGCCAACTTCTTCCAGGTCGTGTCGCGGGATGGCGTCGGCGAGCCTGTCCAGCAGCCGGGCGTACTCGCAACTCTCCGCCGTGGAGAAGCCCTTGGGGGTGCGGTTGAAGTCGACGGTGTCCACACCGCCGCCCTCATCGATGCCCACCACGGTCATGGCCGGAAGGGACCCCAGGATCGCCCGGAGCCGTACCGTGCGATGGTGGAACGCGACGATCGCCGGGTAGAGCACGCCGTCGGTCGGCTCGATCCGCGCCAGCAGTCGTTCGATCCTGGCGGGCGGCATGGGCGTGTTCAGGGCGTTCGACACCGCTCGGGCAGTCGCGACCAGGTCGGCCGAGGAACTGGCCAGCCCTTTGCCCTCGGGGATCACACTGCTCAGGGTCAGGACTCCTCCGACAGGCCCCGGAACCTCCTCGGCGATCATGCGGGTGAGTTGAAGAGCCTTCTCCTTGTGGGAGGGACGCACGGCGATCTCGTCGGCTTCGGGATCCTGCCGGAACGTGGCCATGCTCCAACGGGCGACGGGCAGCGTGACCAAGAAGTCACCGCCCTCCTCCGGCAGCGCACCCTGTAGCAGTTCGCCGAAGGTGCCAAATGCCGTCCCCACTCCGGTTGTTGTCCCTTGTCGCGGTGTCACATCGCGGGACAGCTGCACGTCTTCCACTCCTCATCCTTCTTCGCCGGCCGACTGAAGTCACTTGGGAGGGCGGGCGCTTGCCGAGCACCCCGCCGTGCGGTGCTGCCGCCGCGGCCGCCTGTCCGTCGCGCCTGGCTGCGTCCTCGGCTCGGTGTGATCCAGGGGCCGCCGGGTCGTCGCGATCGCCAGGCTACTCCAAGTGCTCTTGACAATCATTTCCATTTAACGAATGCTGCGCTGGACGCAGGCAGTCGTTCGGATGCAGCCGTCTCCCACTCGTGGGGCGAAGGCCGGGCCGGAGGAGCGACAACGACGTATTGGAAGCACTGCGCCGCAGTGCAGTCGGCTGCGTCGGTCCCACGAGAAGAACTCAGCAGGAGGAGCCATGCGCGAGCACGGCCGCAGGAACACAGCACTCTTCGCCGACGACCCGGCTGAGGCCAGGGCATGGGCACTCCACGAGAGCCTCCCGGACACGCTGCCCGCAGACGAGATCATCGCCCTCAACACGCCCAAGGCGGACCTTCACACGCAACGCCCTTACGTCTACAGGGACTGGACGTTCGATCTGCCTCCCGGTGTCTTCATGCCGGGGGAGACGAGCCGGATGATCCACGACCGGGTACTGGACGGGACCATCCCCGTCAGCGGGAGGTGCTACGGGGCCATGGGTGTCGGCCTGGGAGTCGAAGCCGTTGTCGCCGGGCTCCAAGGGGCGAGGGAGATCCACGCGTTGGACATCGACCCCGCGAGCGTGCGGGCGATGACGGAGCACTACGAGCGAATCGTGGGGGAGCGGCCCGGAACGGTCTTCATCCCTCTGGTCTCCGACCTGTTCGAAAGGGTCCCCGACGGCGCGCGATTCGACGTCGTCACCTTCAACCCGCCTGCTGTGACGCAGCAAGTGAGCGACGACCCGACCGTCGTGCGGAACGTGTGCGTCGGGACGGACATCGCAGTGCGGTTCTTCGATCAGATCGTGCAGCGGGATCTGCTGGCGGACGAGGGCGAGATCTACTTCATCGTCTCCAACACCTCCGAGCTACGGGACATCGTCGCGTACGCGATCGAATCCGGGTTCCTTCCAGAGGTGATCCACCATCAGACGTGGGACACGGACGATGTGCAGACCTTCCTGTTCAAGCTGCGCCGAAGCGCAGCGGCCTGACCGGCGCTGAGATGCACGCACACATAGCGGAAGCCGTGAAGCAGCCCGATCTGATCCGCGTGCGAGCGGATCTGCTCTGCCTGCGATTCGAGACGATGAAGATCTATTCGGCTCTGGGGGCTGTTCGCCATCTGCTCGACTCCGGGGCCGTGAAGCAGGGCGACACGCTCATTGACAGCTCGAGCGGCATTTACGCACAGGCCCTGGCACTCGCCTGCCACCGCTTCGGGCTCAAGTGCCACATCGTGGGCTCGACGACCGTGGACCGCACGCTCCGCGTTCAGCTGGAGATCCTCGGCGTCACCCTGGAGCAGGTCGAGCCCTCGAAGAATCTGCGGCTGGACCAGGAACTGCGAGTACGCCGCATCTCCGAGATCCTCAAGGCGAATCCTTCGTACCACTGGATGCGGCAGTACCACGACGAAATCCATTACTACGGCTACCGCGAGGTGGCCGACGTCATGGACCGGGAAGTCCCGCCGGGCGGAATCTCGTTGGTCGGCGGTGTCGGTTCCGGGGCATCGACGGGTGGCATCGCCACCTACCTGAGGGAGGCCGGCCGGGATGTGACCGTCGTGGGCGTACAGCCCTTCGGGAGCGTGACGTTCGGGTCGGAGCATGTGTCGGACCCCGACATGATCATCGCTGGCATAGGCAGCGCCATCGAGTTCAAGAACGTACGCCACGCCCTCTACGACCGGATCCACTGGGTGAACTTCGAATGCGCCCTGTCCGGGGCCGTCGAACTGCTGCGCAGCACCGGGATATTCGCGGGACTTTCAGCCGGGGCCGCGTATCTGGCGACTCTTTGGGAGCGACGCCGCAGAAGCACCGGGCGGACCTACGTCTTCATCGCAGCCGACACCGGACACCGCTATGTCGACAGCGCCTTCGCCCGGCACCGCGGGGCCAAGGACATCGACATCCTGAGCCCCCACGAGATCACGTCGCTCGACGAATTGAGGCAGCCGTGGTCGACCGCCTCGTGGCCCGACATCTCCGCGGCGCGACGCGGGACTTGACGCAAGCGCCCACGACACCTGACCGACGCCGGCAACAGCCGGCTCCTGCTCGGAGAGCAGCAGCAAACCCACCATTCGACGAGAGAACTGAGAATGCCATACCCGAAGCCGCATACCGTCGCGGAATTGACCGAGGGAGTGCTGGAGGGCGCCTACGGGCCCGCTCCGGGAGGCGTGACCGTCACCAGTGCCTTCTGGCTCTATCACACCACGCGGTTGGCGGGCGGCGAGGTCACGTACCACAACCACTACCTGCTGCTGCGTGTAGGGGAGAGCTTTGGAGCCTGCTCCTTCGAAGCAGGCGAACTGAGCCCCGATTTCTGCGAGAACGCCTCCGGTTTCCCCCTGGAGACGTTGCTTCGTAGCGAGACGACTCCGGTACGCATCGCTGCGCTGGATGCCTATCTGTCCCATGTGCGGCCGCACCGGACGTCCGGCGACGCCGAGCCGTTCACACTGCCCACCGGAACCCCGGAGCGCAGGGCAAGGGCGCGGGACGCCGCCGTAGCGGGACTGCTCGAAGTCGAACCAGGCGCCCGGGTGGCCCTGATCGGTGTGGTGAATCCACTGATCGAAGCGATACGCGACCAGGGCGGCGTCTGTCTGCCCTGCGACCTGAACCTGCGGACCACGCAGTGGGGCGAGCCGGTCTCCGATGACATGACCGAAGTCCTCGGGCAGGCCGACGCCGTGGTGGCTACCGGAATGACGCTCAGCAACGGCACGTTCGACCTGATTATCGAGCACTGCAGGCAGCAGGACGTCCCGCTCGTGGTCTACGCACAGACCGGGAGCTCCGTCGCACGCGCGTTCCTGCACAGCGGCGTGACTGCCCTGTCGGCCGAGACCTTCCCGTTCTCCCAGTTCAGCGCGGACGCCACTGTGCTGTACCGCTACCGGGCCGGCAGCTTGGCCACGGTGGTCGAGGAGGCCTCATGAGTACCGGTACCGGGACTTCGCATATGAGGCGTGAGGAAGCAGAAACGGGTGAGCGGCTGCCGAACGACTTGAGGATGACACGCGAGTTGTGGCCCATCCTGCTGGCCTCCGCGGTCGGGCTGCTGCCGTTCACCGTCTTCAGTACATATCTGGTACCGATCGCGGACGGGTCCGGAAGCAGCGTCGCTGCCATGGGCGGGCTCCGCGGACTGGGCGGGCTGGCGGCCCTGCTGGTGGGTACGGCACTGGCGCCGCTGATCGACCGTGTCCCCAAGGAGTGGGCCGCCGCCGGCGGGCTCGGGGTGCTCGCCGTCTCGGCTGCTCTCGGAGCGAGCGGCGATTACATCCTTCTCGTGGCCTTCTGCCTGCTCGTCGGAGGTGGGACAGCCGTGCTCAATCCGTCTCTGACCGCAGCGGCGGCCGACCGGTTCGGTTCGGGGAAGACGGCCGGCAGAGCGGCGACGCTGGTCACGGCGACCCAGTCGATGACGGCGATGCTGGCGGCGCCCTTGATCGCGCTGCCCGCTCTGTTCTGGGGGTGGGAGGGTGACCTCCTCGCGGTCTCGGCGGTCTCGTTGCTGCTCGCGGCGATACTGCTCTCGCGGCGCACCTCCTCCGGTGTGGAGGAAGAGACCGACAGCGACCGGAAGTTGACCTACCTCGCTTCCTTCAAGGCCCTCGCCGCGGTGCGGGGTGCCGTGCCGCTGCTCCTGATCTCCCTTCTCCGAACCGCCGTGTTCATGGGGTACTTGGCGTACTTGGCCGCGTACTACGACAGCCGGTTCCAACTCGACCCCGGCCTCTTCTCGTTGGTCTGGACGCTGAGCGGCGCTTCGTTCTTCGTGAGCAACCTCCTCGCGGGTCGGCTCACGAACTCCGCTCGACCCCGGGTGCGTACCGAGTACTTGCTCGGTCTCGGTCTCGTCACCGCTCTGGCTTCCGTGGTCGGGTTCTACTTCACGCACCTGCTCGTGCTGGCTCTCGTCCTCACTTCACTGCATGCGGCCAGTCACGCGGTCGTCGCCGCTTGCGCCGTGAGTCTGCTCGTCCGGCGTTGCGGGCCGCTGCGCGGAACCGCCTTGAGCATCAACGCGGCGGGAATGAGTCTGGGCGTCTTCGTCGGAGCCTCCCTCGGCGGCGCCGGCCTCGGTCTCGCCGGCTATCCCGGGATCGCTCTGGTCTTCGGCGCCCTGATGGCGGTCGCGTCGGTGGCGGCGCTCCTGGTCACCCGGTCCTCCTCACCGGAGAGTGAAGAGGACGACGGCTCAACTGACTCCGACGACACATGACGAACTCACCCGTGCCATCCGTGGGCAGCGCCTCGCGTTCGGCGAACAAGGAAGCCCGTGACGTCCGGCCGCGCACCTCACGCAGGGGATTGATCCCCGCCTGCCTCGCCCTCCTCGTCCTGCTTCTGGCGTCCGTCGTCGTGGCGATCGGTCTCGGGCCGGCGGTGATCACGCCGGACGAGACGGCCCGATACCTGTGGGCCGCCGTCAGCGGCGGGCAGATCGACGCGCGCGAGGCGACGACCTATCAGATCGTCTGGGAGATCCGCACCCCTCGGGTACTGCTGGCCGCGCTGGTGGGGGCGGGGCTGAGCACCATCGGGGTGGCCATCCAGGCGATGGTGCGCAATGCGCTGGCCGACCCGTACGTCCTGGGCGTCTCCTCCGGGGCGTCTGTCGGCGCGGTCGGCGTCACCGTCACCGGAGCTCTCGCGGGGCTGGGGGTCTACGCCACGTCGGCCGGAGCCTTCCTGGGGGCGCTGGCAGCATCGGCCCTCGTATACGCCGCTGCCGCGAGCCGGGCCGGGCTGTCACCACTTCGCCTCATCCTGACCGGCATCGCCATGGCACTCGGCCTCCAGGCCGTGATGAGCATGATCATCTATTTGATCCCCAACAGCGAGGCCACCAGCACGGTCCTGTACTGGACGATGGGCAGCTTCGGTGCCGCAACGTGGGCAACCCTGCCCGCAGTCGCCGTGTCGGTGCTGCTCGGTGTGCTCGGGCTGAACCGCTCCAGCCGCGCCCTGGATGTGATGGCACTGGGCGACGAGACGGCGGCGAGCCTGGGCATCGACCCCGACCGGCACCGCAAGGGGCTCCTGGTCCTCATCTCGCTCGTCACCGGCGCCATGGTCGCCGTGAGCGGTGCCATCAGCTTCGTCGGTCTGGTCATGCCCCACTTGGTGCGCATGGTCGTCGGGGCCACTCACAAGCGCGTGCTCGCGGTCAGTCCGCTGGTGGGGGCGGTCTTCATGGTGTGGGTGGACCTTGTGGCCCGAACGTTCGTGGCTCCGCGGGAACTGCCCCTCGGCGTCATCACCGCACTGATCGGTGTCCCGGTGTTCGTCACCTTGCTGCGCCGCAAGGCCTACATGTTCGGAGGCCGCTGATGGACCTGACCCTCGACGGGCTGTCGGTCGTGACTGACGGCAAGAAGCTCCTGCGCGACCTCTCCCTGAACGTGACGGACGGCCGGTGCGTGGGCCTCGTCGGACCCAACGGGAGCGGCAAGTCCACCGCCCTGAAGTGCATCTACCGTGCCCTGCGCCCGAGTTCCGGCACTGTACGAATCGGTGAGCAGGAACTGTCACGCCTGAGCATGCGGCGCAGTGCTCAACTCGTCGCCGCCCTCGCCCAGGACGGGGAGGTCGAACTCGACTTCACCGTGGAAGAGGTCGTCGCTCTGGGCCGTACGCCCCACATCCGGGGCAACCAGGTGCTCAGCACCAGGGAACGGGAGCTGTGCGAGCGGGCCATGGAGCAGCTCGACATCAGTCACTTGGCCCGTCGCGGCGTGCTGACACTCTCGGGCGGCGAGCGTCAACGCGTTCTCGTGGCCCGCGCTCTCGTCCAGGAGCCCACGGTCCTCGTCCTCGACGAGCCGACCAACCACCTCGACGTGCGGCACCAGATCGAGCTGCTGTCACTGCTGCGTGTCACGGGCCTGACCACCTTGATCGTGCTGCACGACCTGAATCTCGCGGCTGCGGCGTGCGACCAGCTCGGTGTGCTCTCCGACGGACGCCTGGTCGCCAGCGGGGCCCCCGAGAAGGTCTTGACTCCCGAGCTCGTTCACGACGTCTTCGGCGTCCGCGCGAGCGTCGTCAGCCACCCGCTGACCGGCGATCCGCAACTGCTGTATTCCCTCGCCCCTCCATCACCGAACGGAAGTGAGACCTCATGCCTCTCACCCGGCCACTGAACCCCGCACGGCGACGCGCCGCTGTCGGCTCGACCGCGGCTGCCGCACTCCTGCTCAGCGGATGCGGAGCGGACGTCGCGACCGACGGGAAGAAGTCCGAGAAGGTCACAGTCAAGAGGTGCGGGGAGCCGGTCGAATACACCACCCCCAAGCGCACGGTCGCCTACGAAGGGGGAAGCGCTGACAAGCTCTTCAGCCTCGGACTGACGAAGCACGTCCATGGCTACGTGATGCCACCGGCCAACCCGCCTGTGAGCGAGTCGCCCTGGGCGTCCGAGTACGCCAAGGTGAAGAAACTCAGCGACGACCTCCTCAACAAGGAACTGGTCGTCGATGCCAAGGCGGACTTCGTCGTGGCCGGCTGGAACTCCGGTTTCAGCGATCAACGCGGCATCACTCCGGAGATACTGGACAAGCTCAAGATCCAGAGCTTCATGCACACCGAGAGCTGCTACAACTACCCCAAGTCCCCTGAGAAGAAGCCCCCGTTCGAAGCGCTCTACACAGACCTTGAGCGGCTCGGGAAGATATTCAAGGCGGAGGAAAAGGCGGAGAAGGTCGTCCAAGGTCTCAGGGAACGCGAGAAGGCCGTCGCTTCGAAGGCGCCGAAGGGCGACCCGCCTCCCGTCTTCCTCTATGACTCCGGGACCGACCAGCCCTTCACCGCGGGGAATCAGGTTCCGCCCAACGACATCATCGAGAAGGCCGGCGGGAGGAACGTGTTCTCGAAGCTCGACGAGCGCTGGGCACAGGTGAACTGGGAGAGTGTCACCAAGGCCGAGCCTGAGGTCGTCATCATCCTGGACTACGGGGACAAGCCCGCCACGAAGAAGATCGACTTTCTCAAGAAGTCGCCGCAAACGCGGGAGTTGCCCGCCGTGAAGAAGGACAACTTCTTCATCCTCGACTACAACGAGGGCATCAGCGGCCCCCGCAACATCGACGGCCTGGAGAGGTTCGGCACGTACATGCGGAACCTGGCTCACTGACTTCAGCAGGGGCGTGGCCGACCACATCACCATGTCGCTGAACGGGCCGGCAGCTGATCACGCCAGGAGGGAGCGCCAGCGGTCGGCCGACTCCATCGTGTCCAGGATGACCCGCTCCAGGAACGTCCCTGCCCTGGTCAGCCGCTGTCCCACGGGGTTGTCGGGCCCGAGTTTCTCCGCGGCCGCGAGCGCGGCCTGTGCCGAATCGAGCGTCAGCCGCGAGCCGATCAGGATGGAGTGGTACCAGGCGTCGTCGTCGATCACGTAGATGTCGCGCCTGCGCTGCGGATCGCGCTCGCGCCTGACGAACCCCTGCTGGACCAGGAAGTTCACGGCCACGGAGACGGAGGCCGGGCTGACTTTCAGCCTGCGGGCCAACTCGGCCGCGGTGCGCCTGCCGTCCTCGGACAGCAACAGGTCGACGTGCACGCGCGCTGCCGTCCTCGGCATCCCCGACCTGACCGCCAGCTCGATGATCTCCTCGTCCGTCTCGGTCGTGCTGTCCGATGGGCCGGCACCCAGGGATGCGGGTGTGCCGCGCCGCGCCCGCCGGACCGTCTCCCGCTGGGCTTGCTGGGGCCGGTAGCCGCCGGGCCCGCCGTTGCGTCCGACCTCCCGGCTGATCGTCGAGGTCGGCCGCTCGAGCCGTCTGGCGATCTCGGCGTAGGAGAGCCCGTCGGCGAGTCCGGCCGCGATGCGCTGACGCTCCTGCTGGGTCAATCGTCCTCCTGGCATGCCGCCAGTATTGCCTTTGCCAACATTCATTGCAACGCGATATTGCATTCGCCCTCAGCGTCATTGCATCAATATGAGGCCGTTCACCTGCGAGAACTGATAATGGTCGATTGACGGAGTCCTGAGTGCAACGTAGCTTTCGAGGCATGTTAAACGCGTACTATCGCGAGGTGAGGAATGGTCATGGGTGAATCCCTCAACACCGTCACGACGATGCCGACGGCGCGGCAGGCCGGCTGCCCCTTCGACCCACCGGCAGAGCTGATCGACGCCCACCGGCACGCCCCTATCAGCCGCTACACCTTTCCCGGCGGAAAGCCGGGCTGGCTGATCACCGGGTACGACCTCGTCAGGGCGGTCCTGGCCGACTCGCGGTTCAGTTCACGCAAGGAGCTGATGCTCCATCCGACCATCGACTACGGGGACTTCGAGGTCCCCGCGGCGCCGCCCGGCGAGTTCCTGCTCATGGACGAGCCACAGCACAGCCGCTACCGCAAGCCGCTGATGGGCAAGTTCACGGTGCGGCGGATGCGCCTGCTCACCGAGCGCGTCGAGCAGATCACCGCCGACCATCTGGATGCCATGGAGAAGGCGGGGCCGCCGGCGGACCTGGTGACCGCGTTCGCGAGGCCCGTGCCCGCCATCGTGATCTGCGAGCTGCTCGGTGTGCCGTACCAGGACCGGGGGTCCTTCCAGGAGCAGGTCGACTCGTTCATGAACGGGGAGACGAGCGACGAGGACCTGATGACGGCCTACGCCGCGACCCAGGACTACCT
It contains:
- a CDS encoding kinase, with the protein product MGTAFGTFGELLQGALPEEGGDFLVTLPVARWSMATFRQDPEADEIAVRPSHKEKALQLTRMIAEEVPGPVGGVLTLSSVIPEGKGLASSSADLVATARAVSNALNTPMPPARIERLLARIEPTDGVLYPAIVAFHHRTVRLRAILGSLPAMTVVGIDEGGGVDTVDFNRTPKGFSTAESCEYARLLDRLADAIPRHDLEEVGTVATRSALMNQSLRYKRSLEPMLKICRDVGGLGVAIGHSGTTLGVLLDARDSSCTRRATAAARACADLAGNVAVYRTLSFPGVPARPVNSLLPAWDSPWLRLNG
- a CDS encoding methyltransferase: MREHGRRNTALFADDPAEARAWALHESLPDTLPADEIIALNTPKADLHTQRPYVYRDWTFDLPPGVFMPGETSRMIHDRVLDGTIPVSGRCYGAMGVGLGVEAVVAGLQGAREIHALDIDPASVRAMTEHYERIVGERPGTVFIPLVSDLFERVPDGARFDVVTFNPPAVTQQVSDDPTVVRNVCVGTDIAVRFFDQIVQRDLLADEGEIYFIVSNTSELRDIVAYAIESGFLPEVIHHQTWDTDDVQTFLFKLRRSAAA
- a CDS encoding pyridoxal-phosphate dependent enzyme; this translates as MHAHIAEAVKQPDLIRVRADLLCLRFETMKIYSALGAVRHLLDSGAVKQGDTLIDSSSGIYAQALALACHRFGLKCHIVGSTTVDRTLRVQLEILGVTLEQVEPSKNLRLDQELRVRRISEILKANPSYHWMRQYHDEIHYYGYREVADVMDREVPPGGISLVGGVGSGASTGGIATYLREAGRDVTVVGVQPFGSVTFGSEHVSDPDMIIAGIGSAIEFKNVRHALYDRIHWVNFECALSGAVELLRSTGIFAGLSAGAAYLATLWERRRRSTGRTYVFIAADTGHRYVDSAFARHRGAKDIDILSPHEITSLDELRQPWSTASWPDISAARRGT
- a CDS encoding Rossmann-like domain-containing protein produces the protein MPYPKPHTVAELTEGVLEGAYGPAPGGVTVTSAFWLYHTTRLAGGEVTYHNHYLLLRVGESFGACSFEAGELSPDFCENASGFPLETLLRSETTPVRIAALDAYLSHVRPHRTSGDAEPFTLPTGTPERRARARDAAVAGLLEVEPGARVALIGVVNPLIEAIRDQGGVCLPCDLNLRTTQWGEPVSDDMTEVLGQADAVVATGMTLSNGTFDLIIEHCRQQDVPLVVYAQTGSSVARAFLHSGVTALSAETFPFSQFSADATVLYRYRAGSLATVVEEAS
- a CDS encoding MFS transporter; amino-acid sequence: MSTGTGTSHMRREEAETGERLPNDLRMTRELWPILLASAVGLLPFTVFSTYLVPIADGSGSSVAAMGGLRGLGGLAALLVGTALAPLIDRVPKEWAAAGGLGVLAVSAALGASGDYILLVAFCLLVGGGTAVLNPSLTAAAADRFGSGKTAGRAATLVTATQSMTAMLAAPLIALPALFWGWEGDLLAVSAVSLLLAAILLSRRTSSGVEEETDSDRKLTYLASFKALAAVRGAVPLLLISLLRTAVFMGYLAYLAAYYDSRFQLDPGLFSLVWTLSGASFFVSNLLAGRLTNSARPRVRTEYLLGLGLVTALASVVGFYFTHLLVLALVLTSLHAASHAVVAACAVSLLVRRCGPLRGTALSINAAGMSLGVFVGASLGGAGLGLAGYPGIALVFGALMAVASVAALLVTRSSSPESEEDDGSTDSDDT
- a CDS encoding FecCD family ABC transporter permease, with amino-acid sequence MTNSPVPSVGSASRSANKEARDVRPRTSRRGLIPACLALLVLLLASVVVAIGLGPAVITPDETARYLWAAVSGGQIDAREATTYQIVWEIRTPRVLLAALVGAGLSTIGVAIQAMVRNALADPYVLGVSSGASVGAVGVTVTGALAGLGVYATSAGAFLGALAASALVYAAAASRAGLSPLRLILTGIAMALGLQAVMSMIIYLIPNSEATSTVLYWTMGSFGAATWATLPAVAVSVLLGVLGLNRSSRALDVMALGDETAASLGIDPDRHRKGLLVLISLVTGAMVAVSGAISFVGLVMPHLVRMVVGATHKRVLAVSPLVGAVFMVWVDLVARTFVAPRELPLGVITALIGVPVFVTLLRRKAYMFGGR
- a CDS encoding ABC transporter ATP-binding protein; the encoded protein is MDLTLDGLSVVTDGKKLLRDLSLNVTDGRCVGLVGPNGSGKSTALKCIYRALRPSSGTVRIGEQELSRLSMRRSAQLVAALAQDGEVELDFTVEEVVALGRTPHIRGNQVLSTRERELCERAMEQLDISHLARRGVLTLSGGERQRVLVARALVQEPTVLVLDEPTNHLDVRHQIELLSLLRVTGLTTLIVLHDLNLAAAACDQLGVLSDGRLVASGAPEKVLTPELVHDVFGVRASVVSHPLTGDPQLLYSLAPPSPNGSETSCLSPGH
- a CDS encoding ABC transporter substrate-binding protein — translated: MPLTRPLNPARRRAAVGSTAAAALLLSGCGADVATDGKKSEKVTVKRCGEPVEYTTPKRTVAYEGGSADKLFSLGLTKHVHGYVMPPANPPVSESPWASEYAKVKKLSDDLLNKELVVDAKADFVVAGWNSGFSDQRGITPEILDKLKIQSFMHTESCYNYPKSPEKKPPFEALYTDLERLGKIFKAEEKAEKVVQGLREREKAVASKAPKGDPPPVFLYDSGTDQPFTAGNQVPPNDIIEKAGGRNVFSKLDERWAQVNWESVTKAEPEVVIILDYGDKPATKKIDFLKKSPQTRELPAVKKDNFFILDYNEGISGPRNIDGLERFGTYMRNLAH
- a CDS encoding GbsR/MarR family transcriptional regulator: MPGGRLTQQERQRIAAGLADGLSYAEIARRLERPTSTISREVGRNGGPGGYRPQQAQRETVRRARRGTPASLGAGPSDSTTETDEEIIELAVRSGMPRTAARVHVDLLLSEDGRRTAAELARRLKVSPASVSVAVNFLVQQGFVRRERDPQRRRDIYVIDDDAWYHSILIGSRLTLDSAQAALAAAEKLGPDNPVGQRLTRAGTFLERVILDTMESADRWRSLLA